The Patagioenas fasciata isolate bPatFas1 chromosome 21, bPatFas1.hap1, whole genome shotgun sequence genomic sequence GACAGATTTTTCAGGAGCGGAAAACTCCCAGCTTCGCTTTGGCCATTTATTTGGAATAGACACTCAGAGAAATTCTGGCCttgctgtgcttttctttttgtttactgATAGTAACTGTGGCAACAGCTTTACTGCGCTTCACCAGCTGGAATAGCTTTATTGTGTGTGACTGTAGTTAAAGGAAAATCCACCTTGCTAATCTGTTTACTCGTGTTTTCACACATCCAAAAATGCTGCCCTGAAGAAGAAGCCTTTAAGACCAAATGAAAGATCGAAACTCGGAGCATTTAGTTTGACTTGCATGCGATAAATTGAGCTGTAACTTACACCGAGAGGGGTTTACATTAATTGCGTGTGTATGTTGGAAAGAGGCGGAGTAGAACCTGGTATTTCTTGGAGAATTGCCTGATCTTCAGCCATGGCAGTGTTTTTCTCCAGTGGTTACATTAGACACGTCAGTGGTTAAAAATCAGATGTTTATCTGCCTTTTTACTTCCCATACAGTAAGAAAAATGCATTTCCCCTCATGGGCTAATTTGACTTCTAATTCAGTTTTAAGCACTTCCAAAGTCTATAGATGTTTGAGGCAGATCCTTTGGTACATTATAGGAAAGAACGAGCACttgcagagaaaaataatacCTTAATTTATAAACCTGTAATGTGATTATAGTCCAGTCCGCAATAATGGATATTCCTGCGTGCTTAGCGAAGAGCGCGTGGCATTTAGCGGAGAGAATCCACACATGCAGATGACAAAGCCTAAAATAGTTTTCTTCTCCCTCATGATATCGGGCCACTTGGGGGCTGGCGCAGTGTCAAGACCGAGCTGCAGGGCCCGGCTTTGCAGGGCCCGGCTTTGCAGGGCCCGGCTTTGCAGGGCCCGGCTTTGCAGGGCCCGCTTGCTGAATCTGCTCCTGTTTGTCCCATCCTCTCTCCCTGTGCGTTTGCTGGGTCTTGACTCCTGATGTCCATTTCAAATTGCCACGTTACTTCCATTCGAACACGAGATACTATTAAGGATTAAGCAAACAAATCTACTGTATTCACAATATTCTTTTCCAGTGCTTCAGTTCGCTTCCTCTATTTTAAAACCTCTTTGAAAAAGAGCTTTTTTATCTTCCTGAAAGTAGCTTCCTGTCCACTACATAAATCTCCATGTTCTCCTCAGAACAGACCTGGAGTCTCACTTCTTATTGTGCTCCTTTTCCTGTAGTTATAATTGTATTTAGAGCATCCACAACACCCGATGCCGTGGGGTTGCTGTGTGACACCAAGGGCAGGTTCTCAGCCCGTGTTGCCGTGCAGAAAACCACAGGTTGGGCTTCTGAAATAACACCCCGTGCCTGGAAACAATTCAATATTTAAATAGGCCTCTATCGCTATGTTGGATCACTTTGTTCCCTGCCCTCTGTGCTTTAAATGAGAATTTTCCGTGCATTAGAAATGAAGGCCTGTTTACTTTTCGCAAAGAGCTTTCTGGCTTATTCTTTTATGTTAACGAGGCCTTGGGCAATTTAGACTGGAATAGAAACCGTCTATTTTGTGCTAATGACTGGGAGCTGCTCTTCATCGCTTTGCTTCTGGATCCAGTGATTCACTCTATAAAGCAGAATTAACGCATTGCAAAATTAAGTGTTCGTTTGTCAGCGGATTTATAAATGAAATTTACAGTGGTGTTTCAGAAACTGAAAGCCTACTTCTTGTTTAAATGGAAGTTCAGTAATGTAAAACCTTGCTGCAGATGCTGGTGAATCTTTCACAGATGGGGCAAAATGGGGTTTCTGcagcacttgtaaagcagctgAGATGCAGCAGCgttcccaggggggtcctgctgcAAGACAAGCTTTCCTTACAGCTTTTCTTGCAAGTTTGGGGAACTTTTTGTCTCTTGTTTCTCTGGTTTGCTTGATATAATACGGCAATGAAGACAAATGATGCGTTTGAGCTCAAGTGCGGCTCAGCATCCTGCTCCAGGAGCTTGGCGTTTATTTTTGTGCAAGGCCAGTGGTCCCCACCCCCATTTCCCTTCCCCGTCAGCGATCGCTGTGACCTCAGCTGctctgagggagtgcggtctggatgagcgggggCTGAGGTGACTGCAAACGGGCTGAAGGGAGAGAGccggagagttgtggtcaatggggcagagtccacttgagacctggatccagtgcagtggctcaggggtcagtgctggggcctggacaggctggagagctgggcagggagaaatttaatgaaatagaacaagggcaagtgtagagtcttgaatctgggcaggaacaaccccaggttccagtgtaagttggggaatgacctattagagagcagtgtaggggaaagggagctgggggtcctggggacagcagggtgaccatgagccagcactgggcccttgtggccaggaaggccaatggtacctggggtgggttagaagggggtggtcagtaggtcagagaggttctcctgcccctctgctctgccctggggagaccacccctggaatattgtgtccagttgtgtcccctcagttccagaaggacagggaactgctgcagagagtccagcgcagccaccaagatgctgaagggagcggagcatctcccgtgtgaggaaaggctgagggagctggggctctggagctggagaagaggagactgaggggggactcattcatggggatcaatatggaaagggggagtgtcaggaggatggaaccaggctcttctgggtgacaaccagtgacaggacaaggggcaatgggtgcaaactggaacacaggaggttccacttaaatgtgagaagcaacttgttcctggtgagggtggcagagcctggcccaggctgcccagggaggttgtggagtctccttctctgcagacattcaaacccgcctggacaccttcctgtggaacctcagctgggtgttcctgctccatggggcgattgcactggatgagcttttcagggcccttcaacccctggcattctgtggttctgtgattctgtgaatatctgTGTCTGGGGAGAGAAGCTCATAAGGAAGTTCAAGGCAGTAAGAAGCTATTTAAAGATTCTCTGTAACACAAAGGAGGAACTTCTGTGCCATTTGGTACTGGAGATTTGCACACGCGGGAGCTGCAGTTTAATTAACAGCGTGTTTGTGTTGTGCCGAGGGTTAAAACCTGAACTCTAAAATTACAGGCGAGAGTTTAATATTCATCTTTGTGTCCAAAAAAATACTTGAAACAAGTCTTGGAAATTCCCCGTTTGATGTTCCAGTAAAACAAGTTGTAAAGTTTATTGAAGGCAGAGTGAAAATGCTGTCTCATAAATAAGGTTTcagtaaaaggaaatatttttttttaaaaaaacccccaacagaCTAAAACACAAATAGATGATGGGAAACATTCATCCCAGACCAGACTGGAAATCCCAAGAGGAAACAGAAGCTTTTCCCTGACAAAGTGAAGCTTTTGCTTTGCCTGGTTGCTCAGGGAACGTCTCTTTGCTTGTGTCAGATGCTGCTTCTGCTCCATAAAACCAGCATTACGTCTTTTCAAACGGAGCAGCAGTGGCCAACCCCCCTCATTTGAACCGAAAGTCAACCCGTTTAAAGTGTCGCCCTCTCTGCATGTGCCTCATTCTTCCAATTGCCAGGAATTCTATTTCTGGAGAACAGTTCATGTGCGTGGCTGCTCCCTATTCTAAGAGCAGCCCAATAGTCTGTTTAGCTGCTTTTGGCATTTGAATGTTTTGATGGGAAATTCAGCATATTTGAGGTGATACAGGTGGAGCTACTAAATTAGAGGAGATTCTGATTGCGGGAGATCACAGAGCGCAATTGATGCTGTTGGGACTATGCAGGTCATCTCTGGTTTTCCAGATGAAATTTTCAACTCCAAAGTTAATGCTTTTTGTAGCCTCATTTCCTTATTATTGAAGCTTGGTTTCCTGTGGATTCCTCTGTTCTAATAGATTGATACTGGGATCTGAGATCTAAGGTGCTTTTTATCCACTTGGAAGCGGAACATTTCTCTTCAATCATCAAGTTCCTTCTGTTTTGAGCAAAAACCATGTTTAAGGCTGAATTCCAGCTCGGGACAAAATCAGAACTCTTGGAGACGTTTCTAGGTGACCTCCCACATTAGTAGAGGTTGAAGAGTTGCTCAGTGATGAGCAAGAGCGATAGGAGAAGTCGCCAATATATGTGACAGTTCAATATCTGCATAAAATAACCCGGGGCTTAATTTTAGAAGAGGTGTCCCAATTGTTTCAGTGACAGAGGTGGCTGCTCCATGGGACCCAAAGCACAGGGGATATTTGCCCCCTCCAGTACCAACTTTGACCTGCAGCGTCAAGATAAAAATTCATATCTATATTTGTATTTCCAAGTGTGTGGTGGCCCAAATGCAAAAAACACTGGATTTATTGTAAACTACATGTGGTCGTGTAGGATGACCTGTTTAAGGCTTTTCCTAGTCTAGACACCTTTAATTAAATGCTTGTGCTCTGCTGGCTACTGAAGGAGAAGGGCTGGACTCGAGAAAGCTGTTAATGTTATGATAGTCTCATCTGTTTGTCATGCTAGTTCAGGAAAAGACTTAATTGCTCCAAGTAACAAGGAGGAACTTCTTGTTCTTTCCCAGACAGGAAATAACCCCCCCCGAAATTCAAGATTGTTCAGAGCCCAGCGCTGCCGGGAGCAGAGGAGAACGCGGCTGCTCTTACACCTTCGCTACTGGCAGCAAATCAGAGTTTATAGGTAGCGGGTGTGACCTTAATCCCAAATCTTTAAGATTATTCTTAGAAAGAAGTTGCACAGaaataatgttttcaaatatCCCCGCTTTGCTGAGGCTGTTGAAGCCCTTAGGAAGGGTTTATCCTGTTTCTGTGTGGCTGGGATCATACTGGGTAGACTGGGCTTAAAGGAAGCGCAGCTCATCTGTCAAAGCAGTTAGGATAGCTGAGTGAATATCCCGATTTGTATTTATAGACTTTTTTATTGCTTGAGTCACTGAGACGTTCCCTACGGGCACTTAGAGCGAGGTTTAGTTGAGTCATTTTTATAAATCCTTCGGAATAACTGAAGATTCTCtgtctttccaaaaaaaaaaaagggcaagccTGTAGTTTTTCCTGTGATTCATTAAAGCGGGGCTGGTTCACTGTCCAGGGCCACCCTCCCATTTCCAGGGCTGatcttttccttcctctcccttttttttcaaTGTAAAGTTAGAACAATATCTTGAGTTCTGATCAAAGCTCTCCACTGTTCCTGGTGGATGTTGTTGATAAGGAGGGAGGGATATTTGTGCGTATTTTTTACTGCAAGGGTTTAAATACAACTCCAAACCGGTATCATAGGACAAGTGTCCCTAACTGGGTTTGCTCATCAAGAAGATAtggaaagaaaagtattttgttttgatttgttatgCCTCTTGTCAAggtaatcacagaatggactgggttggaaaagatcatccagtccaacccttggtccaactccagcccattgaccagatcatggcactgagcgccatggccaatctcagtttacaaacctccagggccggtgagtccagcacctccctgggcagccattccaatgctgaccactctctctgcacagaattgctttctcatctccagcctcaatttcccctggcagagttgaagcccctgcccccttgtcctgttgctgactgcctgggagaaagagacacatctcccgtgtgaggaaaggttgagggaactggtgctccagctggagctggagaagaggagactgaggggggactcattcatggggatcaatatggaaaggggcagtgtcaggaggatggagccaggctcttctgggtgacaaccagtgacaggacaaggggcaatgggtgcaaactggaacacaggagattccacttaaatttgagaagcaacttgttcctggtgagggtggcagagcccggcccaggctgcccagggaggttgtggagtctccttctctgcagacattcaaacccgcctggaccccttcctgtggaacctcagctgggtgttcctgctccatggggggattgcactggatgagctttccaggtcacttcaacccctgacattctgtggttcagTGAATAGTGGAGAACCATCAACTTTTGCCCATTTTAAGTGTATTAATGAGCATTTAATTAGCTTGGAGCTTAGCTGCCAGTAGATCTCTCAACAGGTTTGTCCTGTGAATTACCGTCTCAATTTTTGTGTGTTAACCAAGGACCTTTACCATGACACGCTTGTGTCTGGAAACTCTCATTCTTGCAGCAGATAAGAGGATACGAATCAGGCTGTGTTAAGATCTGTTTGTCTCTAAGTGGAAAACCGCGGAAGAttaatattaactacaaattactTGCTTCTGTAGCTAGCTTCCTATTTTAAATGTATTGAAATGcagctttggttttgtgttgcaGGCCCAGCATAGAGACACGTTCATTGAAGAACGCTATGGGAAGTACAACATCAGTGACCCGTTGATGGCTTTGCAGAGGGATTTTGAGACCTTGAAAGAGGGAAATCATGGTGAAAAGCAACCAGTCTGCTCCAATCCCTTATCGATCCTCAAAGTGGTGATGAAACACTGCAAGAACATGCAGGAAAGAATGTTATCCCAACTGGCTGCTGCGGAAAGCAGACACAGGAAGGTGGGTTTGGGTCAAATAAGATGTGCAGAAGTTAATAGTTGCGTTTTGATAATGTGTTAACTTCAGCAAAAAACACTTAAATGCCTTGAGTTTTGGTAACTGAAAGACTTTGCGTTGTAGCGCTCTATCGTAACCTTTTCACAGGCTACTTTTCCTGCTGTGGTTAAAACTTATTAAATGTTGTACCAAAGATCTCAAGTCCAAGCAGTTGCATTCTGTCACTAACCAAATGGTGCAAAGTTGAACCCTCGGTTTCATTGCTCATCAGCGTGTGGGTTAAAGTTTATTTTCCCGTAATTTATTTTGATAAAGTGGAGCAAGTTCCTTCCAGTCTGTGAACAATCTGACGCATTTCTGTTGCAGAAACTTTACTTATGACATAATCAGCCAGCCAGCTCGACTCTTCATGGGAGACACCGTTTCTTCTCTAAATCGTTGTTGGGAGAGCCTGGAGTTTTGGTGGTTAATAAGGCAGAGTCTCTTGGGAACTTTATATTCTGGCTTGTTTGTTAATAGAATTTCAGTTATTTATGTAATTCAGCGTTAAAGCTGAAGGAGCTCCTTCACTGGGCCCTCATGGCAAGCAGCTTCATTTCAAGAGCTCATCTTGTTCTTAAGTGGAAGAGCAAATTAATGTTCATGGTCCTGCCAGGAACTTCTGATGAGGGCACTGTACAAGCAAGGActgataccctgtttccccagaaataagacagggtcttatattaatttttgcttcaaAAGATGCATTGAGGCATATTTCAGGGGATGTTTTGTTGTTCCATGAACAACAATgtacatttattcttgaacagAAATTCAAACGTGGCCATATCGTCACGTTCTGTCACATCTGTCCTCCTGCATCCTATTGccaaataattttgctttcttacatgtatagctgcttgAACACTATTTAAATGACTCTTTCTTATTAGCTGTGATTTGGGCTTATTTTGGgaatagggcttatatttcaagcatcctgaaaaatcatgctagggcttattttgggggtaggtcttatttttgaggAAACCGGGTAATGTGAACTTCCCAAGGCTATTCTGCAGTCTGGAGGAAAAGCAGGCGATTTAGCTGTTTAATAGTAAAATGAAGGATTTCCTGACTTATTTCTCAAACTGACTCAACTATACCAGAATAACACAGTTCTGTAACTTGTCCAAAAGCCACTTTTATGAGATTTGGAGTTGAACTGAGATGCCGGAGGCTGCGGCGGTTGCTCTCCCCTGTTGTGAATCTCTCCCTGTTTTGCACCAGCTTGTGCAATAAGTGTCCTGGGCTGTTTGTTCGGCAGGTGATCCTGGACCTGGAGGAGGAGCGGCAGCGGCACGCCCAGGACACGGCCGAGGGCGACGATGTCACCTACATGCTGGAGAAGGAGCGGGAGCGGCTCACCCAGCAGGTACCTGCAATTACCCAACCCGCGGAAAGCCCAACGCGATCAGAGATTGCAACGTGTGATCGGAGATCACAACCTGCGCGTTGGAAGAGCAGCAGGGACCTCCCTCCTTGggaaggcaacaaagatgctgaagggagtggagcatctcccgtgtgaggaaaggctgagggagctggggctctggagctggaggagaggagactgaggggggactcattgatggggatcaatatggaaagggggagtgtcaggaggatggagccaggctcttctgggtgacaaccagtgacaggacaaggggcaatgggtgcaaactggaacacaggaggatccacttaaatgtgagaagaaacttgtttgtggtgagggtggcagagcctggcccaggctgcccagggaggttgtggagtctccttctctgcagacattcaaacccgcctggacaccttcctgtggaacctcagctgggtgttcctgctccatggggggattgcactggatgagctttccagggctcttcaacccctgacattctgggattctgtgaaggcgCTTGTATGGTTTCAATCTGAAAAACAGAGGTTATTCCACAATGATAATAAATATTTAAGCTACTGTTTTCTGTTACTCAAGCGCTGTAGACTGTATTAAACTTACATGTCAGCATTTTAAAGTCTACATGCCTTTAAAGGCAGAGCAACAAAGCAGTAAATGAGGTGGAAGGAAGCTTTGCCTGTTCAATCAGCACATGGCAGCCTGGGTGTACATCAGTTCACACAGGATACAGCTACTAGTAAGTAATATTTCGTAATAGGTGCAACCTGAGTCATCCAAGAAACCTGGGGCAAGAAACTTCCTGAGGCATTGCCATCTTGTCAAGTGCCATTTCCCCAAGGGGCACAGTAACCCCATTCCCTTCTGGCGGCATTATACTTCATTTACTTTCGGGAGGTTTCATGGTTCCCTtagagtctttttttttaattattattcttgtTTTCCAGTTGGAGTTTGAAAAATCCCAAGTGAAAAAGTttgaaaaagaacagaagaaGCTGTCCAGCCAGCTGGAGGAGGAGAGGGCACGGCACAAGCAGCTGTCGTCCATGCTGGTGGTGGAGTGCAAGAAAGCCACGGCCAAAGCAGCTGAAGAGGCGCAGAAGACGGCAGAATTGAGCTTGAAATTGGAAAAAGAGAAGAGTAAGGTGAGTAAACTGGAAGAGGAGCTGGCGTCCAAGAGGAAGCGGGGTTTACAGATGGAAGCACAGGTGGAAAAGCAGCTCTCGGAGTTCGACATCGAAAGAGAGCAGCTGAAAGCCAAGCTGAACAGAGAAGAAAACCGTACAAAAGCACTTAAAGAAGAGGTGGAATGTCTGAAGAAAGCCCTGAAAGAGCTGGAGGCTTCTTGCCCTACCGAGGCTTCACCGCCGAGCCCCGTGGTGACGTCCAGGGGTGTCGCAACCGAGAGTCCCCCGCTGAGGTCTGTGTCCTGCCAGACCGAGTGTCCGCAGGCAGAGCGAGCGCATCCCGCCAGCGCCAGCAAAGCCGCTCACACCGCGACCCCCAGCCCCGCGACTCCTCATCCCTACGCCAAGTCCAACGGTCACTGCGATCCCGACGTCCAGGTGGGTGCTGAGCTCCTGCAGGCGACTGCGGTGGAGAACCAGGTTCCGAAGGAGAAATCTGGTGCAGCGCCAGAAAACGCCATTGAGAATGGAAGTTCTCCTGTGAGAACGGAGTCGCCGGTGCAGCTGACGCCCCAGCTCCCGTCCagcggggtgtccctgtcccccggtGCCACGGCCGCCTCCTCTCTGACCCCTTCTCCCTGCTCCTCGCCGGTTCTGGCCAAACGCTTGGTGGGAGCTTCCGCCAGCAGCCCTGGTTACCAGTCGTCCTACCAGGTGGGCATAAACCAGCGTTTCCATGCCGCTCGGCACAAGTTTCAGTCTCAGGCCGAACAGGACCACCAGTCGAGCGGTCTGCAGAGCCCACCCTCGCGGGATCTGTCTCCCACCCTGGCAGACAACTCCGCCGCCAAGCAGCTGGCCCGCAACACCGTCACTCAGGTCCTGTCCAGATTCACCAGCCAGCAGGGACCTATCAAACCCGTCTCCCCTAACAGCTCGCCTTTTGGCACGGACTATCGAAATCTGGCGAACGCCGCGAGCCCCAAAAACGAATCTGCTCACTCTCCAAGCCCTGGCAAGGTTTCCAGTCCGCTAAGCCCCTTGTCTCCTGGCGTTAAGTCCCCAACCATTCCTAGAGCAGAGAGAGGGAACCCTCCGCCCATTCCTCCCAAGAAGCCCGGCCTGGCGCAGTCACCCGCTGCTCCCGCTCCGCCGAACAAAACCTCTTCCcaggcacccatgggtgtccctgtggacGTGGCGAGCAGCTGCTCCATGGGCTCCGCCGTGTCCAATGGCAAAGACATTGAGATCCTCCTGCCGACCAGCAGCTAGTCCGCGGAGAATGTGAATGTGACGTTCCATGGCTTAGCATCCTAGAGCTAGGACGCTGTTTTTTCCACTCCGTGTTATTTATTTCCATAGTGGCAGATCCTGTCTGTATAAAGCatttagtatatatatatttttttctttttttaataggtagaatatttttgtttatgaAGAAACCTTAACTACAGCTATACAGTAGCCTCAAAATGTCTCACGACAGCAGTCAAATCATTAGAGATAATGAGAACCCTAATCACGTGGCGGGACCTAGCTAGCAAACTCTAATGGGACTGAAATACTACTTTTAAATTATGCAGAAATAACTTTTGTGGACTTTTTACTCCAGACAAACCTTTTATAACAAGTGCCTGAACTAAGCCTGCGATATGAATGTGATTCTCTGAGGAGGGGGAGCAGGGGGACCATCCAACTGCAGAAACAATTCTTGTGAGTCATGAATGTTGAAACCAACACTGTTTATCTTCTTCACTCTTTTCCATTTGCTAAAATAAGTTAGCAAATGTGCTACGAATTCTATAAGGTGACCGCCAGCCCCACGTGGCCGCGCTTTGTCCTATAGGATGTAGCTCCGGCTCTTTGAGGAAGCACACGGAAGATTTGGGGGGTAAAATTTAGCCATAATACAACCCAGATTCCTTCTTTTTCATGGTCTGCGTGGCCCTTTTTGTGTTCCTGTAACACGTTCTGCAGTTGTGTTACAGGATTTTGAAGTCCCGTGTGCTTTAAAGAACTGGTTTCTGGTGCGTCACCTTGAATTTCCAAGCTCTTCAAGCATTCTACTGTTGTGTGTAGAACTTCTGAGAAAAGAATCTTGCTATTACTTGACAAAGATCTCGCTATTACttgaaataaagcaaaatcaCTAGTCCATATGATACAGGTTTTCTGCAACAGTAACATGGGATCTTCTACTATGAACAAAAGCAATAATTGTGTTCTTCATCTGTATCAGTTGTGTTCAGCTGACCTGGATTTTACCCACTAATTAGCTATGGGATCTTACTGGCTTTCCTTGGCTGCAAATATGGAACCAAATCGTTACTGTCATGTGtaattaaatatgtatatatgtgtaagtagcttcacacacatatatattatatacacaATGTATTGGGAAAATCTTTATTCCTGACGAATgaagaaatatgaagaaaatgTGGGAATGTGAGATGTTTAAATTCACTTAGAGTGAGGAATCGCCCGAGTTGGAGGCAAATTGTGTGTGTGAAAATATTACTTGGGTCCTAGAGGTGGGAAGAAACCGCAGGTTGTGCAGAAATCTTCACTGCGAGAAGCAG encodes the following:
- the CTTNBP2NL gene encoding CTTNBP2 N-terminal-like protein; protein product: MNLEKLSKPELLTLFSILEGELEARDLVIEALKAQHRDTFIEERYGKYNISDPLMALQRDFETLKEGNHGEKQPVCSNPLSILKVVMKHCKNMQERMLSQLAAAESRHRKVILDLEEERQRHAQDTAEGDDVTYMLEKERERLTQQLEFEKSQVKKFEKEQKKLSSQLEEERARHKQLSSMLVVECKKATAKAAEEAQKTAELSLKLEKEKSKVSKLEEELASKRKRGLQMEAQVEKQLSEFDIEREQLKAKLNREENRTKALKEEVECLKKALKELEASCPTEASPPSPVVTSRGVATESPPLRSVSCQTECPQAERAHPASASKAAHTATPSPATPHPYAKSNGHCDPDVQVGAELLQATAVENQVPKEKSGAAPENAIENGSSPVRTESPVQLTPQLPSSGVSLSPGATAASSLTPSPCSSPVLAKRLVGASASSPGYQSSYQVGINQRFHAARHKFQSQAEQDHQSSGLQSPPSRDLSPTLADNSAAKQLARNTVTQVLSRFTSQQGPIKPVSPNSSPFGTDYRNLANAASPKNESAHSPSPGKVSSPLSPLSPGVKSPTIPRAERGNPPPIPPKKPGLAQSPAAPAPPNKTSSQAPMGVPVDVASSCSMGSAVSNGKDIEILLPTSS